One Solibacillus sp. R5-41 DNA segment encodes these proteins:
- a CDS encoding phosphatidylglycerophosphatase A — MHNKRVRVPSDEVTKATHEALLRRHVTIEDIAEIVHIMQSPYNEGLTIEHCVQSVERVLNKREVQHAVLVGIELDELAEKNMLSAPLQAIIESDEGLFGVDETLALGSVFTYGSIAVTTFGHLDKQKIGIIEKLDTKAGKAVNTFLDDLVGSIAACAASRIAHRMRDLEEEGETFADIPPVDLGPTTKPKNEI, encoded by the coding sequence ATGCATAATAAAAGAGTTCGAGTTCCTTCTGATGAGGTGACGAAAGCAACACATGAAGCATTATTGCGCCGTCACGTAACGATTGAAGATATTGCGGAAATTGTTCATATAATGCAATCTCCATATAACGAAGGTCTAACAATTGAGCATTGTGTTCAGTCGGTAGAGCGCGTATTAAATAAACGTGAAGTCCAGCATGCGGTGTTAGTGGGAATTGAGCTAGATGAATTAGCTGAAAAAAACATGCTTTCTGCGCCATTGCAAGCAATTATTGAATCGGATGAAGGGCTATTCGGTGTGGATGAAACATTAGCTTTAGGTTCTGTATTTACGTATGGTAGTATCGCCGTTACGACTTTTGGACATTTAGATAAGCAAAAAATTGGCATCATTGAAAAGTTAGACACGAAGGCTGGCAAGGCCGTTAATACATTTTTAGATGATTTAGTCGGCAGTATTGCAGCATGTGCAGCGTCACGAATTGCCCACCGCATGCGTGATTTAGAAGAGGAAGGCGAAACATTTGCTGACATACCACCAGTAGATTTAGGCCCAACAACGAAACCAAAAAATGAAATCTAA
- the spoVAE gene encoding stage V sporulation protein AE: protein MEFTFLFAFLIGGTICLIGQLLMDVAKLTPGHTLSILVVCGAILDGLGLYEPLIDLAGAGATIPITSFGNSLTHGAMAEAEKHGWIGVLTGMFEVTSSGISAAILFGFIAAIIFKSKGKVD, encoded by the coding sequence ATGGAGTTTACATTTTTATTTGCCTTTCTAATAGGTGGAACTATTTGTCTGATTGGTCAATTGCTGATGGATGTTGCTAAATTAACACCAGGGCATACATTATCCATTTTGGTTGTTTGTGGCGCCATTTTAGACGGTTTGGGATTGTATGAGCCACTAATTGACCTTGCTGGAGCAGGGGCTACGATACCTATTACATCATTCGGAAATTCATTGACACACGGTGCGATGGCTGAAGCAGAAAAGCATGGTTGGATTGGTGTTTTAACAGGTATGTTTGAAGTGACAAGTTCAGGAATAAGTGCGGCCATCCTTTTTGGTTTTATTGCGGCAATTATTTTTAAGTCAAAAGGAAAAGTAGACTAG
- a CDS encoding thermonuclease family protein, producing the protein MKLKDIKTLITSGTIILAVGLYLLFAKPTDERPLTNDSVLQQTTNDGSQNNTPSKEEKHYSITPELAMNETGKQMIDVEFISANDGDTMSVKMDGQKQRVRLLMIDTTEMNYGKGDPMPYAEEAKQLTTQLLEDAKSIQLLFDKGPEKDKYDRLLAYVFVDGVSLHEVLLSEGLAAVRYVNKPNNSLEDELRKIQQKAEAEKLNIWAHENYLQKDGFHPEEVKK; encoded by the coding sequence ATGAAGTTAAAAGATATTAAAACACTCATTACTAGCGGGACAATTATTCTTGCAGTCGGGTTATATTTACTTTTTGCCAAACCGACCGATGAACGACCATTAACAAATGATTCAGTCTTACAACAAACAACAAATGACGGCTCTCAAAATAATACGCCGTCAAAAGAAGAAAAACATTATAGTATTACGCCTGAACTCGCGATGAACGAAACAGGAAAGCAAATGATTGATGTAGAGTTTATTTCAGCTAATGATGGCGATACGATGAGTGTTAAAATGGATGGGCAAAAGCAGCGTGTTCGTTTATTAATGATTGATACAACCGAAATGAATTACGGTAAGGGCGATCCAATGCCTTATGCAGAGGAAGCGAAACAATTAACGACGCAATTGCTAGAAGATGCCAAGTCGATTCAACTATTGTTCGATAAGGGGCCGGAAAAAGATAAGTACGACCGATTATTAGCCTATGTTTTCGTTGATGGTGTTAGCTTGCATGAAGTTTTATTAAGTGAAGGACTTGCAGCTGTACGCTATGTCAATAAACCAAATAACTCTTTAGAAGATGAGCTACGCAAAATTCAACAAAAGGCAGAAGCGGAAAAGCTAAATATTTGGGCGCATGAAAA
- a CDS encoding stage VI sporulation protein F has translation MDKSFFKKVENKTGMGIDEIMNLANALTHANFSDEKQVRKIVKKVSQIANKPITKDLEEKIVQSILKDGHSLDFSKIEKLMR, from the coding sequence ATGGATAAATCTTTTTTTAAAAAAGTAGAAAATAAAACTGGAATGGGCATTGATGAAATTATGAATTTAGCGAATGCCCTTACCCACGCAAATTTCTCCGATGAAAAGCAAGTTCGGAAAATTGTTAAAAAGGTAAGTCAAATCGCCAATAAACCGATCACAAAAGACTTGGAAGAAAAAATTGTGCAATCGATTTTAAAAGATGGGCATTCGTTAGATTTCAGTAAAATTGAAAAGTTAATGCGATAA
- a CDS encoding GNAT family N-acetyltransferase, with protein sequence MFEVKLVTTEDDRNRAFSIRKDVFVKEQGVPLSLELDEHDETAIHFIVNDGDQTIATARLREIEPKIGKVERVCVLSHYRGKRLGALIMETVEQHATALDFKNLKLNAQSYAVPFYEKLNYTVTSPEFMDAGIPHRAMEKKL encoded by the coding sequence GTGTTTGAAGTAAAGTTAGTAACAACAGAGGATGACCGAAATCGTGCTTTTTCCATTCGCAAAGACGTTTTTGTGAAAGAACAAGGGGTCCCTCTCAGCTTAGAACTAGATGAGCATGATGAAACAGCTATTCATTTCATCGTCAATGATGGTGATCAAACAATCGCCACTGCCCGTCTTCGAGAAATCGAACCAAAAATCGGGAAAGTCGAGCGCGTTTGTGTACTAAGTCATTACCGTGGAAAACGTCTTGGTGCATTAATTATGGAAACAGTCGAGCAACATGCTACTGCACTTGATTTTAAAAACTTGAAATTAAATGCACAATCCTATGCTGTACCATTTTACGAAAAACTAAACTATACCGTGACATCACCCGAATTTATGGATGCTGGTATTCCACACCGCGCCATGGAGAAGAAACTATAA
- a CDS encoding YjcZ family sporulation protein: MSGYGGWQQQCCNYESPAYNNCNNSGTFVLIVVLFILLIIVGSVFI, encoded by the coding sequence GTGTCTGGATATGGAGGTTGGCAACAACAATGTTGCAACTATGAGTCACCAGCGTATAATAACTGTAACAACAGCGGTACTTTCGTTCTAATCGTTGTACTATTCATCCTACTTATTATTGTTGGTAGCGTATTTATTTAA
- a CDS encoding 2'-5' RNA ligase family protein — MKYGIIAFPSKKIQDLANTYRKRYDPHYSLVTPHFTLKDAFDADVSQISEISKMLQEISTQFAPLQIHASRVSSFYPTTNTIFFRIEPTSQLENLHKSIQGTLNIGAPKHVFVPHITIAQKLNASEHDDIFGQLRMIGVDEHDVVDRFHLLYQLEDGSWTTYETYKLTGAE, encoded by the coding sequence TTGAAATATGGTATTATTGCATTTCCATCAAAGAAAATACAAGATTTAGCAAACACATATCGCAAACGTTATGATCCACACTATTCTTTAGTTACGCCGCACTTTACATTAAAAGATGCTTTTGATGCGGATGTGTCTCAAATTAGTGAAATTTCTAAAATGTTACAAGAAATTTCCACGCAGTTTGCGCCGTTACAAATTCATGCTTCACGAGTTAGTTCATTTTATCCGACAACGAATACAATCTTTTTCCGTATCGAACCTACTTCACAATTAGAAAATTTACACAAATCTATTCAAGGAACACTAAATATTGGTGCACCTAAGCATGTCTTTGTTCCACATATTACAATTGCTCAAAAATTAAACGCTTCAGAGCATGATGATATTTTCGGTCAATTACGCATGATTGGTGTTGATGAACATGACGTTGTGGATCGCTTTCATTTGCTCTACCAATTAGAAGATGGCTCTTGGACAACATACGAAACATACAAATTGACTGGAGCTGAATAA
- a CDS encoding esterase family protein gives MEKGTVKDITFYSNALDEELALLIYIPANYSPLYEYNILIASDGRDYFQLGGIPRLADELIDDYIIENVIIVGVPYIDAADRRRKYIPTGDQFESYMRFLAHELVPYLDEEFTTHQMGTGRTLMGDSMAATISLLTALHYPNIFGKAILQSPYVDEHVLQTVKDAKSPDLLATYHVIGLGEDLVSFPNSSVVKDFLTPNRLLHELFVERGIETFYEEIDGDHTWKTWKPDLKRALTKILG, from the coding sequence TTGGAAAAAGGGACAGTGAAAGATATAACTTTTTATAGCAATGCATTAGATGAAGAATTGGCATTACTAATTTATATTCCAGCAAACTATTCTCCACTATATGAATATAACATTTTAATCGCATCAGATGGTAGAGATTACTTCCAATTAGGTGGAATTCCTCGATTAGCTGACGAGTTAATTGACGATTATATAATCGAAAACGTCATCATTGTTGGTGTTCCTTATATAGATGCTGCGGATCGACGCCGTAAATACATTCCAACAGGCGACCAATTTGAATCTTACATGCGGTTTTTAGCACATGAACTTGTTCCTTATTTAGATGAAGAGTTCACGACGCATCAAATGGGCACGGGTCGCACACTCATGGGAGATTCCATGGCTGCAACGATTTCATTATTAACAGCGTTGCATTATCCTAATATTTTTGGGAAAGCCATCTTACAATCCCCTTATGTAGATGAACATGTGCTGCAAACCGTAAAAGACGCAAAAAGCCCAGATTTACTAGCTACTTATCATGTAATTGGTCTAGGTGAAGATCTAGTCAGCTTCCCTAATAGTTCGGTAGTAAAAGACTTCTTAACACCAAACCGTTTATTGCATGAACTCTTTGTAGAACGCGGTATCGAAACGTTTTATGAAGAAATTGACGGCGACCATACTTGGAAAACTTGGAAACCTGACCTAAAACGTGCATTGACAAAAATTTTAGGTTAA